Below is a window of Shewanella khirikhana DNA.
TGGCAAACCCTGTTCGGGCAGGACGCAGACGCCATTGCCAACGCCAAGGCAAGCCTGCTGGCGGACCGCAGCTTTTACGGTTTTGCGCTCGCCGACCGGCAAAAAAGCGCCCCAAGTCTGAACCACACCCCTGCTGCAACCGGCTTTGATCTGCCAAGCCTGAAAAGCGATAAGGGCTTTGCCCGCATGCAGGAGTTTTTGGCATTGGATCGCCCCAAACAGGCCCGCAGTGAATGGCTGCAGCTTTTGGGCCGCGGTGACGATAAGCGCAAAGCCGAGTATGGCCGCTGGGCCGAATCCAAAGGTTTGTACGCGCTGGCGGTAGACGCCTCTATTCAGGGCAAGTTTTGGGATGATCTGTCGATGCGCTTCCCCAATGCCGAAGACGAGGGGTTCAGCAAGGCAGCCAAGGCCCATAAGCTCAATAAAGAGGAGCTTAGAGCCATTGCCCGCCGCGAAAGTGCCTTTAACCCTGCGGCGGTATCTGGCGTGGGCGCCCGCGGCCTGATGCAACTGATGCCCGCCACCGCCAAGCAAACCGCTAAAAAGCAAGGGCTTAAGTACAAGGGTGAAGCGGGACTCTATGAACCTGCCTACAACATTCGCCTTGGCAGCGCCTATTACGCTTCCCTGCTTGAGCGTTACAACAACAACCGGGTGTTGGCCACGGCGGCGTATAATGCAGGCCCCTCGCGGGTCGATGCCTGGCTTGCCCGCACGCAGGGAAAGCTGGACGTGATGGCCTTTATCGAGTCCATCCCCTTTAGGGAAACCCGTGAATATGTGCAGGCGGTATTCAGCTACCGGTTGATTTATGAGCACAGAAAAGGCGAGCCCACACCACTCTTTACCGATGCGGAGCTGAACTTCAGTTATTAAAGCGGCAATCGCGAAGTCACTTTCCATCTCAGACAGGGAGCCAGGCGGCTCCCTGTTCAGTTTTAGCGCAATCAACGCGCCTCAAACCGTAAAACTTTTGTCTTGGGTTGCGCCATCGTCATTAATGATAATAATTACCATTCCAAACTCTGCAACTTTTGTTGATTTCCATGAGCTCTCCCGCAACTGCCCTGATGTTGGGCTGTGAATTTCAGCCGCTTGTCTGTCTGCAAACCGGCAAGCCCAGAGGCTATGAAGCCCTGGCTCGTTTTTATACCAAGGATGGCTCATCCATAGCGCCCAATCGGGTGTTTGACTGCCTGCACGCCTGCCCGGCCGCGCTGGCCGAAACCGAATTTGCCGCCAAGCGGCTGCAACTTTCACTGGCGCCAAAAGGGGCGCCGCTGTTTGTTAATCTCGACCCTCATAGCCTGACTCCAGAGCTTCAGGGGGCGCTGCTGCCCATGCTGCAGGCGCGGGGCGAGTTGGTGGTTGAGCTGATTGAGAACACCTGCATCAGTGATGCGCTAATGGCATTATCGCTGCAATCCTCGTTACAGGCGGCGGGAGTTGCGGTTGCGCTGGATGACATTGGCGCCCCCCATGCCATGCTGTCGCTGGAGCTGCTGTCTCGGGTGGACTGGATAAAGTTCGACCGCCACTGGCTAAACCGGCTGCATATTGGCCCCGAGCGTAAGCTACTCGAGTCGCTGGTCGGCTACGCCCACAGCACAGGTAAGTTCACCGTTATCGAAGGCATTGAAACCGAGCAGCAGCGACAAGCGGTAGCTGATATTGGTTTTACCCTGGCACAAGGCTTCCTTTTTCAGGCCCAATTCATAAAACCCGTGGTAAAAGAATTACTTTCGGATAAAGTGATCAGGCTTCTGGCTGACCTCGCCCAGGAACAAACCAGCCGGTAAGCACCAGGCGAGCGCCAAATCGCCAAGCTCAAAGCGACAAGCACGCCAAGCTCTAGGGAATGTGCGAACAAGTCGTCGCACAGCTCTGGCTTTGATAGCAGCGACAGTTCAAGGCATTCAACTGAGGGCATGCTGAGGCCTGCTGAAGTTGAATAACGCCGAAATGGTGTTGCTATCAAAGCCCCGCAGGGCGTGGCTTACAGCGGTATCTGCTGCGTTACAGCTCTTGCGAAGGACTAGGGCCATTCGCTGCGAACTGTGCCTTGCATCTATCCACTTTAAGCACACGCAGAACAAGCACGGGACTTATTCGCACCTTCCCTAGGCAAACAAGTGCCAGGGCACATTTGCCACCACGGCTGCTGCCAAGCTGGAATGACCGGCCAAAATTGCGCATAGTTAAAATTGCGCATAGTTATAGTTAATGCAAGGCTCAAACGGGTTAGCGTGCACACTCATCCCGATATAAGAGTGCACACTCATCCCGTTATTAAGGATTGAAGGAATCACATGCAGGATAATACCGCCGCCAAGAACGCCACCGAGCTTGAAAACCTCATCGCGCAACTCGAACGGGTACTGCTTGGTAAGTCCCGGCAGATCCGCCTGGCACTGGCCTGCGTGTTGGCAAGGGGCCACCTGCTTATCGAAGACTTGCCCGGCATGGGCAAAACCAGTCTCAGTCAGGCCATGGCCAAAAGCCTGGGGCTGTCTTATCAGCGCATCCAGTTCACCAGTGATATGCTGCCCGCCGATATTCTTGGGGTGTCGATTTACGATAAGTCACTCAATCAATTTGTGTTTCATCCAGGTCCGCTGTTCAAACAAATGGTACTGGCCGATGAAATCAACCGCGCCAGCCCCAAAACCCAAAGTGCGCTGCTGGAAGCCATGGCCGAAGGTCAAACCACGGTGGATGGCAACACCCATTCGCTGCCAAAACCCTTTTTTGTGATTGCCACTCAAAACCCCACCGATCAATCGGGCACTTTCCCCCTGCCGGAGTCCCAGCTCGACCGCTTTATGATGCGGATTTCCCTGGGCTACCCCAGCCGTGAAGCCGAGCTGGCTATGCTCAAAGGCAAAGGCGAAGATCCTGCCGGCAGCCTGCCACAGTGTGTCAGCCCAATGGGGCTGATGCAGCTGCAGGCCGAGGTCGATAAGGTGAGTGCATCCGATGCCGTGCTTGGATACCTGCTGGCACTGGTGGAAGAAACCCGTGCTCAGGGCGAAGGCTATGGTCTGTCCCCCCGGGCAACCAAGGCACTGCTGGCCAGTGCCAAGGCCTGGGCCTTCCTCGCCGGACGGCAATTTTTGGTGCCGGAAGATATTCAGGCTGTGTTTGTGTGCGTGGCGCAGCATCGCCTCAGAAGCAGCAGTCTGCATCAGGGCGAAAGCCTGGCGCAGCGTATTCTTGCCAGTGTTAACCCTATCCGTTAACCCATGGCAAAACCTCTCGCACGGCGCCTGGAGCCCTTTTTAGCCAAACGGTTGCCGCCCTCAACCGAACAAACCTTAAGTCACAAAGGCATTTTCATTTTGCCCAGCGGCTTTGGTCTGGCGTGGCTGGTGCTGACCTTACTGCTGTATTTGCTCGGCACCAATTATCAGAACAACCTGATATTGGCTATTTCTCTGCTGCTGACCAGTCTGTTTGTTACCTGCATGATTTACAGCTACCGCAATCTGGAAGGGGTTACCCTCAAGCGGCGACCGCTGCCCCCCATCTACGCCGGTGAAACCCTGGCGATGCCGCTGTCGGTCAGTGCCGCGCGCGATGTGCATCAGCTGGCGCTGGCCTATCCCGGGGTCACGCCCGTGTATCTGTCGGTGTTTGATGAAGATGCCTCAGTGCTGGTGCCTGTGCCAACCGAAAAACGGGGGCTGCTAAACCCCGGACGACTCAAAGTCGAATCCCGCTTTCCCCTTGGCCTGATGCGCACCTGGACCTGGGTTGACCTCGCCATCGAACATCCGGTATTTGCCAGCCATCAAGAAGGCAAGATGCCGCCCTTTGCCCACGCAGAAGCTGGCAGTGAAAACGAGGCCGGGTTGCTGGTTACCGGCATGGATGAATATCAGGGGCTCAGAACCTACATCCCGGGTGAGTCTCTTAAGCAGGTTGCCTGGAAACAACTTGCCCAGGGCCGGGGGATGCTCTCCAAGGATTTTGCCCGTCCACAGGGCGCACCCGAGTGGCTGGCATTGGACTCCCTGAAAGAAGGCACACTTGAAGAGAAGCTGTCGTTGCTGTCCTTTTGGGTGGATGAGCTTGCCGCGCGCCAGCAAGTGTATGGCCTTATCCTCCCCGGGGTGGAAATTCCGCCCGGCAGCGGAGAGCCCCACCGCCTGGCCTGCCAGACCGCCATGGCCACCTTCGATGCGCCTTATCGGCGTGAGTATCTCACGCAGGGGCAACAAGCTGATAAGCAAAAGCCAGCAAATGGCAACACCCAGGCCCAACCCCCCCCCCATACCAGGGCGGCTGATAACAAAGCAGTCGAAAATAAAGAGGCCGCATCATGATGTGGGCCAAACGTGCCGAAGAAATCATTGCCCGCAGCACCCTGTTTTGGCTGCTGCTGACCCACTTAGCCCTGGTCATCCCCCTTGCCGACAAAACCACGCCCTGGTCACTTGGGATCAGCGCTATCTGTCTGGTGTGGCGCCTTGGGATTTTCTTTGGCAAGGTTGCCCGCCCGCCGCGCTGGCTGGTCACCGCCTTAGGCATTGCCTCCGCCATTACCCTGGCACTGGTTGGCAGCCAAATCGGCCTGCTTAACGCGCTGATGAACCTGCTGATTTTGGGTTATAGCCTGAAAACCATTGAAATCATCGATAAGCGCGATGTGCGCACCGTGATTTTGGTGGGTTACTTTTTGATAGCACTCAATCTTATCGACAGTCAGGGAATAGGTGCCGCGGCGCTGGCGCTGGCATTGGTGTGGCTCAATACCCAGGCGCTGCTGTCTTTATACCTTGGCCGCAGCAAGTCCGATTACCTGTCATTCAAACTGGTGGCGCAAAGCCTGCCACTGGCCCTGCTGCTGTTTTTGGTGCTGCCACGTCTGCCGCCACTGTGGATGGTGCCAAGCCTCAAATCCGCTACCACGGGGCTGTCTGATGAAGTGGGCTTTGGCGACATCAGCAAACTCACCCGCTCCGATGCGCTGGCATTCAGGGTCAAATTCGATGGCCCGCCCCCGGCAAACCCTGAGCTTTACTGGCGCGCCCTGGTGCTGGAAGACTACGATGGCAAACACTGGCGTCAGGACGATGGCATCAAGCTTTGGGAACGTGAAGCCTATATGCTTGGCAACAGCCGTGATAAGCCCGCCGCAGCGCAGGCCTTAAGCTATGAAGTGATAGCTGAGCCCAGTGGTCAGCGCTGGCTGTTCGGCCTCGATGTGGCCTTCTCCGCCAGCAGCGGCGTATTTAACCTGCCCGATTATCGTCTGCTGGCCCAGCGCAAGCTCGATGGCCGTTTCCAGTACCGCGCAGAAGCATACCGTACGCCCATGGACGCAAACCTGTCCGAGCCAGTGCGACGGCTTAATCTGACACTGCCGCCAAACAGCAACCCACGAACCCGCGAACTTGCCAGGGCAATCTGGCAACAACATCCCTCTGCCGACGCGTTTTTAAATCAGCTAATGCGCCGCTTCAGTGAGGAGGCGTATTTTTATACCCTTTCGCCCCCGCCGGTTGGCAGCGCGCAAATCGATGACTTTTTATTCGACAATAAACAGGGTTTTTGTGTGCACTATGCATCTGCCCTGACCTTTATGGCGCGCGCGGCAGGCATTCCGGCACGGATGGTAACCGGCTACCAGGGCGGCGAGTTCAATCCAAATGGCGGATATGTGAGTGTCTATCAGTACATGGCCCACGCCTGGAGCGAGGTCTGGCTCGATGGCAAAGGCTGGGTGCGACTCGACCCCACCTCCATGATAGCCTCGTCGCGAATTTTGGATGGCTTTGATGCCGCCTTTAACTCAGACGAAAGCTACCTTGCCAACAACCAGTTCAGCCCCCACAGGGTCAAAGACATCCCCTGGCTTAACGAGCTTAGAATGCGCCTTGCCAGCATCGACTATTACTGGAGTGTCTGGGTGCTCGGCTTTGATAACGAGCGCCGTGAAGGCATGCTGAATCAATTACTTGGCAGCGTAAACCGCTCCCGCTTGATTGCCTTTGTGATTTCAGTTGCAGCGCTTATTATGCTGCTGCTCGCCTGGCAGGCTGGCATTTTACGACTGCCGCAAAAATGCCCCGCCCCTATCAAGGGCTTTTTGCTGGTTGAGCGCGCCTTAACTTATATCGCCCTGCCACGGGCTCCCGGCGAAGGCCCTATCGATTACAGCCAGCGCGCTGCCATGGCGCTGCCTGGGATGCAAACTGCCATCAATCACTGGATAGGCCGTTTTACGGCACTGCGCTATCAGAATACCGGCCACAACAAAGATAACGGCAAAAGCGCCGAGAAGCAGTTTGTACGTCAAAGCCGCCGTCTCGCCCGGGCGATCCGTAAGCAAGGCACAGTGACTCAGAGCTCTTAGGCGCTAAAGCCTTAACACGCTCAGGGCTTAAAACGCTCACGGCTTTAAAACGCTGCCCAGCGCAAAAATCCTGCTCTAAGCATCAACGGTTGAACCCAAGGCGGTTGAACCGGCTAAGTAGGTCTCATACAATCATTTTTTACTTACGGACGATAAGACCTAGCGTTTGCGGCCTTGACGTGGCAGTCGGCTTATTTTGGCCACTCTTTGCAGCTTTTTCGGGCAGTGAATGCAATGAAAACCGCCCTAATCGACATGTCCGTCAAGTCTTAGCATTGCAGCGGGAAAGCCTTGGCATTGGCGCGGGAAAGACGCCGTGCAACCAGATAGAAGGGAAAGCATGTTCACACTCGTTCAATCCAACCAGATGGAACGCCTCGCCGCGCGGCTGGCCAAAGAGTTGACCCACAGCTGCGCCAATGTGCTTTCCCCAGAGCATATTCTGGTGCAAAGCCCCGGCATGGCCACCTGGCTCAGACTTGAGATTGCCGCCCACAACGGCATTGCCGGCGCACTTGAATTTCCGCTGCCATCCAACTTTATCTGGTCGCTGTGCTACGCCCTCATTCCCGGGGTTCCCAAGGAAAACGCTTTTACCAAGGAGGCCATGACCTGGAAACTGATGGCCTTGCTGCCACGGCTGGTCGATGCGCCCCATTTTGAGCCCTTGAAAGACTATCTCACCCAGGATTCTGCGTTAAAGCTGTTCCAGCTGGCCGGGCGTATTGCGGATATATTCGATCAGTATCTGGTGTACCGTCCGGACTGGATCCTTGCGTGGGAGCAACACATAGATGCAGCGCCGCAGCAGCCGCTGTTTTCGCTGGACAACTACGACAAAAACTACGACAAAAACTACGACAAAGACGCGCCACTGACCATCAATCCCTTTGCCAATCAAACCGAGGTAGCCGATAACTGCCGCTGGCAACCCATCCTCTGGCGCGCCCTGGTCCAATATAATCGTGACGAGCTTGGCCACAGTCATTGGCACAGGGCCAACCTGCACGCCGAGCTTGTCAGTGCGCTGAGAAATCCGGCCACCTCGCTGCATGCCCTGCCTTCCAGATTGTTTGTGTTTGGTATTTCATCACTGCCACCGCAAACGCTTGAGGTACTGCATGCCCTTGGCTGTCGCATTCCGGTAACCATGTTAAGCCTCAGCCCCTGTCGCCAATATTGGGGCGATATTCTCGACCCACGGCAACGTGCCAGGCTTGCGCTTAAGTACAGCGAAGACAAGATGCTGCCCGCTCACTGGGAAGATACCCTGGAGGTCGGCAACCCGCTGTTGGCGGCAAACGGCAAAATGGGCCGTGAACTGCTCGATTTGGTGTTCAGTTTGCCGGAAACGCATCTCGAAATAGACGACAGCGAATATCAGGCGCCTGAACCACATACTCTGCTTGGCAGATTGCAGGCCGATATCCTCGATATGCAGGTTGCCGGTAGCCCACTTTGCGCCACCCTCGAGCGGTACCAGCAGCAGGAAGGCAAACTGCCACTTGCGCCCGGCGACAACAGCCTGTGCCTTCGAAGCTGCCACAGCCCACTTCGGGAAGTAGAAACCCTGCACGACCATCTGCTTGCCATGTTAAGCGGTGCCAATGGCTCGCTCGCGCCTCGGGATATCGTGGTGATGCTGCCGGATGTGGCAGCTTATGCACCCTTTATCGATGCGGTATTCGCCTCCAAACGCAGCGAGCATTACATTCCTTATGCCATTGCCGACCGGGGCGCCGCGCAGGAATCCCCCATTATTCATGCGTTTCTAACCCTGCTGGATATCACCGACAGCCGCTTTGGTCTGACGGAAATCTTAAGTCTGCTGGAAGTGCCGGCGGTGATGTCCCGCTTTGGTCTTGATGAAGAGGAGCTGGCACGGCTTACCGACTGGCTGGAGCAAGCCGGTGTGCGTTGGGGGCGGGATGCCAAAAGCCGCGAGGCGCTGGGGCTGCCAGCCTTTGATAAACACTCATGGGCCTTTGGGATCAGGCGGATTTTACTCGGGTACGCCCTGGGTGATGAGGCCGATTTTTATCAGGGAACCTTACCGTTTTCCGGCATTGAAGGTCAGCAGGCCCAATGCGTCGGTAAGCTGCTCGATTTTATTGAAGTGCTGGATAATTTCAGCCACGACTTTGGCGATGCCGCGAGCCTGGAGGCCAAGTTCGAGCTGCTGTTTACCCTGCTCGGTACCCTGTTCGACGCCGATGAATCCAGCCTGGATGATATCAGCCAGATCCGCGATACCCTCAATCAAACCAAAGAGATGCTGTTGCAAGCAGGAGAGTTGGACAGCCTGCCACTTGATGTCTTTCAGGCGCACCTTGGCAGCAAACTCACCGAGTCCCGGGTCGGCCAGCGTTTCCTGGCAGGCTCAGTTAATTTCTGCACCCTGATGCCCATGCGCTCCATCCCGTTCAAGCTGGTGTGCCTGCTGGGAATGAACGATGGCGTCTACCCACGGGTGCAGCACCCGGTGGGCTTCGATCTGATGGCGCGAACCGGTGCCAGACGGGGCGATCGTTCCCGCAGGCTCGATGACAGATACCTGTTTTTGGAAGCACTTTTGTCAGCACGCAGCCAACTTTATATCAGCTTTGTCGGTCGCAGCGAGCGGGACGACAGCGAGCGGACGCCGTCTATGCTGGTCAGTGAGCTGCTGGACTGCTGTGAGCTCAGCGCCTTTATTCCCGGCGCCGCGGATGCCAGTCTGGCCCCAAGGCTTATTCAGCAGCAGCCACTGCAACCCTTTGATGTTAAGCTGTTTCAACAGGAAGATACGTCTGATGCAGCGACACTGACCACCAGCTTTGCCGCCCAGTGGTGCCCCGCCAATGTGCTCGCCCCCAGGCCCTTTATCGACGGCCCCCTGAGCGAAGCCGAACAGCACGGCGACAAAAACACTGAAGACAGCGACGATAAAACCCTGGATATCGCCTCCTTGATTCGTTTTTTCCGCGATCCGGTGAAGTTTTTCTGCCAGCGGCGCTTAAGACTCGATCTATCACTGCGACTCGATGCCCTTGAAGATGCCGAGCCCTTTGAGCTCAATGCCCTCGAGCGTTATCAGCTGCAGCTGCAGATGCTGGAAACCGCGCTCGCGGTTGAACCCAGCCTCGAGCCCGGCACCCTGGATGCGCTGGGCGAGCGCCTCGGTGGTCAGGGGCTGATGCCCATGGCGCCTTTCGATAGCCTGATGTTCAGAGGTTATTGTCGCGATCTGGCGCCGCTCCTCGAGCGAAGCCGATTTTTGATGGGCGATGTGGCTGGCGAAACCCTGAGCCTCAATCTGCTGCTGGATAGCGGTATCACCCTCACCGGAACGCTGGAGCAGGTTTACCCCAAGGGGCTGCTTGTCACCCGCCCAGGCAGCGCCAAACCAAAGGATTTTCTTGCCCTTTACCTGCGGCATCTGTGTCTTTGCGCTGCAAATCGCAGCGGCTTCAGCTTCCTTCTGGATGTGGGCCACTTCCACGCCATGGCCCCTTTGGATGCCAGTGCGGCCCTGGCCAGATTAAACGCGCTTTACGGTATCTATGAGGCCGCCCAGCAGCAACCATCCACGCTGGTGCCAGCCATGGCCATGGCGGCCGCCGAAGCCCTTGCCGAAGGCGATACCGACATCAGCAGTCTGGAAGCGCGCCTTAAAGAGGTGTGGCAAGACGGCAACGGCCTTGGTGAAGCCAATGAGCCCCACCAGCAACGCCTGCTGCGCTTCCCGGAGGACTTTATCAGTGACGACTTTGTGCAGCGTGCCGCCGACCTGTGGCTGCCACTGCTGGCGCTGTGTCACAGCGGCAAACTCGGTGAGCTTGGCGACTTTATCGCATCCCCTGCATCAGTAGCGCCCCGATACCAACCCACCCGCGCCCCGGGCGAGCAGCCGAGCACTGGAGAGTAATATGTCAGCCATAGTCAGCCAGCCATTGGATGCGTTCACCCTGCCCATGTCGGGGGCACGCCTGATTGAGGCCAGCGCAGGTACCGGAAAGACCTATACCATCGCCAACCTCTATTTACGACTGCTGCTGGGGATAGGCGAACCACGCCCCTGCACAGTGGAAGAAATTCTGGTGGTCACCTTTACCAATGCCGCCACCAGTGAGCTGCGCGATCGGATCCGTCGCCGGGTGCTTGAAGCCTTTAAGGCAGTGCTCGGTCAGCCAACCGGCGATACATTTTTGCTGCAACTGGTTGCAGCCATTGACGATACCGCCATTGCTCTGCGTCAGCTCGACTTAGCGCTCAAAACCCTGGATGAAGCCGCCATTTACACCATTCACGGCTTTTGTCAGCGGATATTGTCGGATATGGCGTTTGAATCTGCGCTGCTGTTCGAGAGTGAATTTACCCTTGATGACAGTGAATATCTGGAGCTTGCCGTGGCAGATTTCTGGCGTGCTCACTGCTATCCGCTTTCGAGTGAGATGGCGGCCATGGTGCATGCCAAATACCCATCCCCCAAGGCACTCGGCGCAGAGCTTCGCGCCCTGATTGGCGCGCGGATGGCAAATCCCAAAACCCGCCCGGGCAGCTTTAATTCGCTTGCAGCCGAGTACAATCAGCGCCTGTCACGGCTGCGGCTTGCCTGGCAAAGAGACAGCCAGGCATCAATAGAAACCCTTAAAAAGCTGCCACTCAATGGCACCAGTTATGGCAAGGCCGCCGATGATTTCCCCAAACTGAACGCCCATGCTTTGGCGCTGGACGCATGGGCTGCACGCGGTCAGGGTGAGCCGCCCATCAAAGCCATGCAGGCTCTGGCCTACAACAGCATCAAACTCAATAAGGGCGGCGTGCTGCCAGAACCCCATGCATTGCCGCTGCTGGTACAAATTGGTGAGTTTATCGAGGCGCACCAAGGGCTTATTCCAGCATTTCTGTTATTGGCCCGGGATGATATCCGCGCCCGATTTGCCGCACTCAAATCCCAGCGCAACCTGATGGCGCCGGACGATCTGCTACTGACACTTGCCGCGGCCTTAGGCCATGGGCCTCATTCGTCGGCTGCCGGCGAGTCAGCTCAGGATGCAGACGACAATACCATTGCCAAGCGGCTCGCCACCGAAGTTGCAGCCCGTTACCCTGTAGCCCTGATTGATGAATTTCAGGACACAGATCCGCTGCAATTTGCTATTTTCAATGCGATTTATCGGCCCGAAGGCAAAGCCCGCGGCCTGTTGATGATTGGCGATCCCAAGCAGGCCATTTACGCCTTTCGCGGCGGCGACATCCACACCTATCTGGGAGCAAGACGCGCCGCATCCGCCCACTATAGCCTTGGCACCAACTACCGCTCTTCCAGGCCGATGGTGGATGCGGTCAACCGGCTGTTTATGGCCCGTGAGCGGGTGTTCTTAACCGATGAAATTCCGTTTGAGCCGGTGAATGCCGCCGACAGGGGCAATAAGGCTCTGCTGATTGATGGCAATGCCCCTGGGGCTGCCCTTGAAATCGCTTTGCTTGCGGAAGATCCCGTGAAAGGACTCAACAAGCAAACCGCCCGTACCCTGATGGCAAATGATGCCGCCGCCGATATTGCAAGACTGCTCACCCTCGCCGCCGAAGGCAGGGCCAGTCTGTCCGATAAGTCGCGGCCACTGATGGCAAAAGATATTGCCGTACTGGTGCGCGACAGGAACGAGGCGGCCTTTATCAAAAAAGCGCTCGGCGAGCGCAACATAGGCGCGGTATTTCTCTCCCGTGACAATGTGTTTGCTACCCCGGAAGCGAAGGAGATGATGCATCTTCTGTATGCTCTGGCTCATCCCCGGGATGAAAAGCGCCTTCGCAATGCCATGGCCACCCGACTGATGGGCTACACCCTCAGCGATATTGCCAGGGTGAATCAGGATGAAGACCGCCGCGCCGAAGAGCTTGAGCGTTTTGAGCTTTGGCATCAGCGCTGGCAAAAGCAAGGGGTCATGCCGGCGCTGATGGCGTTTGCAGACGACACCTCTTTGCTGCAGCGGCTGCAAAGTGAAGAAGAGGCCGAGCGGCGCCTGACCGATTTTCGTCATCTGTGCGAGCTGCTGGAGCAAGCCGCCAGCGGTCTCGATGGAATAAGCGCCCTGCTCGGTTGGTACGAGCAGGCGCTGGCAAGCCCGAGCGGCGATGAAATCCAGCAACTGAGGCTCGAGAGTGAGCAGAATCTGGTGCAGATTGTCACCATCCACAAATCCAAGGGGCTTGAATATGGCCTCTGTTACATCCCGTTTTTAAGTTTGGCGCGGGATAGCCGTGGCAAGCCCTCACCGCTGCTGTACCACGAGGCAAACGGCCTGGTGTGGGATATTGAGCAGACCGACGAAGGGGTTGAAATCTATGATGCCGAGCGCCTCGGTGAAGATCTGCGGCTATTGTACGTGGCGCTGACCCGGCCGATTTATGGCTGCCGACTCGGCCTTGCCAACCACAGCCGGATGTTAAAGGCCGGGATAAGCAGTGAGGTCCATAAAACGGCACTGGGGTACCTGCTTGGTATAGACAGCAAAGACTGCGATGGCGATGCCCTGCGTGCCGCTGCCATGCGCCTGGCGGCAGACTCCATTGCCGTGGTGGAGGTGATTGAAAATGATAACCGCGCCCTTGCGAACGTCGACAACCAGCAGGGTCTGAATTTGGCCGCAAGAGTGCCGGATCGGCGCGGCGAAATTCCCTGGCGGGTGGGCAGCTACTCGGCTTTGGTGGCTCACAGCGATGCTGACCACAGCAAGCCGGCCCACAGTAAGCCGGCCCATAGCCCATCGGCGTCCGCCACTGGCTCGGGGTTGGTTTCGGATCCTGATTCACTTAGGGAGTCCGGTGCTTTAACAGCCGCTGCTGGCCTGTTATCAAGCAGCAGCCACAGCGCCTTGTTTGAAGATGGAGTGGCTGCAACCAGCCAGCACCCCGGCGCATCAGATGAATCATTTTCACTGGAAGAACTATCATTTAACAATGTCTCGATGAATAACCTTCCGCAACCGAATCAGGTTTCAATTGATTTGGTTGATAGCAAAAATGGCGTTCTGAGCAGCCCCGCCGATGAACTGCCGAGCCGGTTCAGCTTCCCCCGCGGCGCCAATGCGGGCAGCTTTATGCACCAGGTGCTTGAGCTCATTCGCTTCGATGATGTGGCCAGCACCTTGCCACAGGTGTTACCCCAAGCCATTACGCAGTTCGGTATCGACGAGCTTTGGCAGCCGGTGCTGCTTGACTGGTATCAGGATTTAATGGCGGCGCCGCTATCAAACAATGAGGCTAACCCACTGTCAGCGCCTACATTCGCCCTGCAGCAACTAAGCCACACTAACATGCTGGTTGAAATGGAGTTTTACCTGCCGGTGACCCAGCTTAAAGCGCGCGCCCTTGGGGATCTGCTGGCGCTTTACCGTTACCGCAGTGATTTTGGCTTTGAAACTCTGAACGGCATGCTCAAAGGGTTTATCGACCTCACCTTCTGCCACGACGGCCGCTATTACATTGCCGACTACAAGTCCAATCATCTGGGGGATTCTCTGGCCCACTACCATTACGAGGCAATGCACTCAGCCATTGCCGAGCATCACTACGACTTGCAGTATCTGCTCTATA
It encodes the following:
- a CDS encoding EAL domain-containing protein gives rise to the protein MSSPATALMLGCEFQPLVCLQTGKPRGYEALARFYTKDGSSIAPNRVFDCLHACPAALAETEFAAKRLQLSLAPKGAPLFVNLDPHSLTPELQGALLPMLQARGELVVELIENTCISDALMALSLQSSLQAAGVAVALDDIGAPHAMLSLELLSRVDWIKFDRHWLNRLHIGPERKLLESLVGYAHSTGKFTVIEGIETEQQRQAVADIGFTLAQGFLFQAQFIKPVVKELLSDKVIRLLADLAQEQTSR
- a CDS encoding AAA family ATPase, with the protein product MQDNTAAKNATELENLIAQLERVLLGKSRQIRLALACVLARGHLLIEDLPGMGKTSLSQAMAKSLGLSYQRIQFTSDMLPADILGVSIYDKSLNQFVFHPGPLFKQMVLADEINRASPKTQSALLEAMAEGQTTVDGNTHSLPKPFFVIATQNPTDQSGTFPLPESQLDRFMMRISLGYPSREAELAMLKGKGEDPAGSLPQCVSPMGLMQLQAEVDKVSASDAVLGYLLALVEETRAQGEGYGLSPRATKALLASAKAWAFLAGRQFLVPEDIQAVFVCVAQHRLRSSSLHQGESLAQRILASVNPIR
- a CDS encoding DUF58 domain-containing protein encodes the protein MAKPLARRLEPFLAKRLPPSTEQTLSHKGIFILPSGFGLAWLVLTLLLYLLGTNYQNNLILAISLLLTSLFVTCMIYSYRNLEGVTLKRRPLPPIYAGETLAMPLSVSAARDVHQLALAYPGVTPVYLSVFDEDASVLVPVPTEKRGLLNPGRLKVESRFPLGLMRTWTWVDLAIEHPVFASHQEGKMPPFAHAEAGSENEAGLLVTGMDEYQGLRTYIPGESLKQVAWKQLAQGRGMLSKDFARPQGAPEWLALDSLKEGTLEEKLSLLSFWVDELAARQQVYGLILPGVEIPPGSGEPHRLACQTAMATFDAPYRREYLTQGQQADKQKPANGNTQAQPPPHTRAADNKAVENKEAAS
- a CDS encoding transglutaminase TgpA family protein, with amino-acid sequence MMWAKRAEEIIARSTLFWLLLTHLALVIPLADKTTPWSLGISAICLVWRLGIFFGKVARPPRWLVTALGIASAITLALVGSQIGLLNALMNLLILGYSLKTIEIIDKRDVRTVILVGYFLIALNLIDSQGIGAAALALALVWLNTQALLSLYLGRSKSDYLSFKLVAQSLPLALLLFLVLPRLPPLWMVPSLKSATTGLSDEVGFGDISKLTRSDALAFRVKFDGPPPANPELYWRALVLEDYDGKHWRQDDGIKLWEREAYMLGNSRDKPAAAQALSYEVIAEPSGQRWLFGLDVAFSASSGVFNLPDYRLLAQRKLDGRFQYRAEAYRTPMDANLSEPVRRLNLTLPPNSNPRTRELARAIWQQHPSADAFLNQLMRRFSEEAYFYTLSPPPVGSAQIDDFLFDNKQGFCVHYASALTFMARAAGIPARMVTGYQGGEFNPNGGYVSVYQYMAHAWSEVWLDGKGWVRLDPTSMIASSRILDGFDAAFNSDESYLANNQFSPHRVKDIPWLNELRMRLASIDYYWSVWVLGFDNERREGMLNQLLGSVNRSRLIAFVISVAALIMLLLAWQAGILRLPQKCPAPIKGFLLVERALTYIALPRAPGEGPIDYSQRAAMALPGMQTAINHWIGRFTALRYQNTGHNKDNGKSAEKQFVRQSRRLARAIRKQGTVTQSS